The following proteins are encoded in a genomic region of Arthrobacter jiangjiafuii:
- a CDS encoding alpha/beta fold hydrolase, whose protein sequence is MSRDLPTLWQEIGDLPHQLSYVDVGSCRTRVLRVGEGTDTIVLMAGTSGHLEAFTQNIRALARNYTVLAYDYPGHGFSTLAEADLEIPDYEQHLLGLLDALGLDDVHLCGESLGGWIALKFAQKHSERVKTLILSAPGGQIVAQSAMGKARSVSRNAVEDPTFANVKTRLQVVIHDPELITDELVHMRRAVYSREGFATSMGHILALQNPEIRFRNRVTVQDYAALTVPTLLVWTDHEPSGGVETGEQFAAAIPDGELLLIRNAAHWPQWEDPQAFNERALDFLARKG, encoded by the coding sequence GATTGGTGACCTGCCGCATCAACTGAGCTACGTCGACGTCGGGTCCTGCCGCACCCGCGTGCTCCGCGTCGGAGAGGGAACGGACACCATCGTTCTGATGGCTGGGACAAGCGGGCACCTGGAAGCGTTCACGCAGAACATCCGCGCGCTGGCCCGGAACTATACCGTTCTCGCCTACGACTATCCCGGACACGGGTTTTCGACGCTGGCTGAGGCTGACCTGGAAATCCCGGACTACGAACAGCACCTGTTGGGACTGCTGGACGCCCTCGGCCTGGACGATGTGCACCTGTGCGGGGAATCGCTGGGTGGGTGGATCGCGCTGAAGTTTGCCCAGAAGCACAGCGAGAGGGTCAAAACCCTGATCCTGAGTGCACCGGGAGGGCAGATCGTTGCCCAATCCGCCATGGGTAAAGCCCGTTCGGTCAGCCGGAATGCCGTGGAAGATCCCACCTTCGCAAACGTGAAAACCAGATTGCAGGTGGTCATCCACGACCCCGAGCTCATCACCGATGAGTTGGTGCACATGCGCCGGGCGGTCTACAGCCGGGAAGGCTTCGCCACCTCCATGGGTCACATCCTGGCCCTGCAGAACCCGGAAATACGGTTCCGCAATCGCGTCACGGTACAGGACTACGCGGCTCTGACCGTACCCACGCTGCTGGTTTGGACGGACCACGAGCCGTCCGGCGGTGTGGAGACCGGCGAGCAGTTTGCTGCAGCGATTCCCGACGGCGAGCTGCTGCTCATCCGCAATGCCGCGCACTGGCCGCAGTGGGAGGACCCGCAGGCCTTCAATGAACGTGCCCTCGATTTCCTCGCCCGAAAGGGGTGA